Proteins from one Chitinivorax sp. B genomic window:
- the mltB gene encoding lytic murein transglycosylase B, giving the protein MAIAAPVAAEERIVPVLLDRPEVVSFIERVVDQHQFDRQQLYNLFSEAIFKPTILTVLDRPSTSRPWHQFQISFLTDAKVRDGVAYWQKHRPWLDKAAKDFGVPAEVIVAIIGVETNYGRNAGSFRAWDALTTIAFDYPRRAEYFQQELEQFLLLAREESKDPLSLKSSYAGALGVPQFMPSSFRKYSIDLDGDGKRDIWTNPADIVGSVAAYFNQFGWQPKGMVAVRAKVEGNQIDTLLADKFNLHYTVDDLAGFGVKPVNALPGNEPAVVFALETEPGVNEYWLGLTNFYAITRYNRSVNYAMVVNLLSQRLRLAFDEPTEEIPVRSRPASNRRISKYRS; this is encoded by the coding sequence GTGGCGATAGCGGCCCCGGTGGCAGCAGAAGAGCGCATTGTTCCGGTGTTACTCGACCGGCCCGAGGTGGTGTCATTCATTGAGCGTGTGGTGGATCAGCACCAATTTGATCGCCAGCAACTTTACAATTTGTTCAGTGAAGCCATCTTCAAGCCTACCATTCTGACGGTGCTGGATCGTCCGTCTACTTCACGTCCGTGGCATCAGTTTCAAATATCCTTCTTGACGGACGCCAAAGTCAGAGACGGGGTGGCATATTGGCAAAAGCATCGCCCCTGGCTGGATAAAGCGGCCAAGGATTTTGGTGTGCCGGCGGAAGTGATCGTGGCAATCATTGGGGTGGAAACCAATTATGGTCGAAACGCTGGCAGTTTCCGGGCATGGGATGCGTTGACGACTATCGCCTTTGATTACCCTCGACGTGCTGAATACTTTCAGCAAGAACTGGAGCAGTTCCTATTGCTGGCACGGGAAGAGAGTAAGGATCCGTTGTCACTGAAAAGCTCTTACGCTGGCGCGTTAGGTGTGCCGCAATTCATGCCAAGTAGCTTCCGGAAGTATTCAATTGATCTGGATGGTGATGGTAAGCGGGATATCTGGACCAATCCTGCTGATATTGTCGGTAGTGTTGCTGCCTATTTCAATCAGTTTGGTTGGCAGCCCAAAGGTATGGTGGCCGTTCGGGCCAAGGTTGAAGGAAATCAGATTGATACGTTGTTGGCTGACAAATTCAATCTGCACTATACCGTTGATGACTTGGCAGGCTTTGGCGTGAAGCCGGTGAATGCGCTACCAGGCAATGAGCCGGCCGTTGTGTTTGCATTGGAGACCGAGCCAGGTGTGAATGAATATTGGTTAGGATTGACCAATTTCTATGCCATTACCCGTTACAACCGTAGTGTGAACTATGCGATGGTGGTCAATTTGTTGTCGCAACGATTGCGGTTGGCCTTCGATGAGCCGACTGAAGAGATTCCCGTTCGCTCACGTCCTGCTTCAAACAGACGAATCAGTAAGTACCGTAGTTGA
- a CDS encoding VanZ family protein: MPAPPQLHINYGDKLQHTGTYLLLMLWFAQLYPARAKRLSIMSSFIAMGVAIEYAQDATGYRSFDQYDMATNALGAILGMLLSHTFMGRLVPLLHSCLDHK; encoded by the coding sequence ATGCCAGCCCCTCCCCAACTGCATATCAACTACGGCGACAAGTTGCAGCACACTGGTACCTATTTGCTATTAATGCTGTGGTTTGCACAACTTTATCCAGCCCGAGCCAAACGACTCAGTATCATGAGCAGTTTCATCGCCATGGGCGTCGCCATCGAATATGCACAGGATGCCACTGGTTACCGCAGCTTTGACCAATATGACATGGCTACCAATGCATTAGGGGCCATTCTCGGCATGCTACTCTCCCACACCTTCATGGGTCGCCTAGTACCTTTACTCCACAGTTGCCTGGACCATAAGTAA
- the fdxA gene encoding ferredoxin FdxA, producing MAYVVTESCIKCKYTDCVDVCPVDCFREGPNFLVIDPDECIDCTLCVAECPVEAIYAEDDVPADQQHFIEINAELSRNPKWKPIVEKKDPLPDHEQWASVKGKTQYLDRDE from the coding sequence ATGGCTTACGTTGTAACCGAATCCTGTATCAAGTGCAAATACACTGACTGTGTGGATGTGTGTCCAGTTGATTGTTTCCGTGAAGGGCCAAATTTTCTGGTCATTGACCCTGATGAGTGTATTGATTGTACTTTGTGTGTGGCAGAGTGTCCGGTTGAGGCAATTTATGCTGAAGATGATGTACCGGCTGACCAGCAACATTTCATTGAAATCAACGCCGAACTGTCGCGTAATCCGAAATGGAAGCCGATCGTGGAGAAGAAGGACCCACTGCCGGATCACGAGCAATGGGCATCGGTAAAAGGAAAGACCCAGTATCTAGATCGGGACGAATAA
- the gluQRS gene encoding tRNA glutamyl-Q(34) synthetase GluQRS has translation MPTPPQSTYYRGRFAPTPSGPLHFGSLIAAVGSYLDAKAHQGEWLLRIEDLDPPRAIPGAADEIIRTLARFGFEWDGPITYQHQRSNAYQAALDKLNRLGLIYGCACSRKEIADSAIQGLDGLIYPGTCSPGLPPGKQARAWRIRVPDHPINFRDRVVGSINQHLKRDIGDFILKRADGLFSYQIAVVVDDADANITDIVRGADLLLSTPRQLFLQQTLGLPSPRYAHLPLALNRQGDKLSKQNLAKCLANQAINTALGDALTFLGQPLPTDMMNAPVVTIWAWAKAHWQIQNVPKHATISPAIYDNATQTKPIFKN, from the coding sequence ATGCCTACCCCACCCCAATCAACTTACTATCGCGGCCGCTTTGCTCCCACTCCGTCTGGCCCCTTGCATTTCGGCTCGTTGATTGCCGCTGTTGGTAGCTATCTGGATGCCAAGGCACATCAAGGCGAATGGCTATTACGCATTGAAGACCTGGACCCGCCTCGTGCCATACCTGGAGCAGCAGACGAGATCATTCGGACGCTGGCGCGCTTTGGCTTCGAATGGGATGGTCCGATCACCTATCAACACCAGCGATCTAATGCTTATCAGGCTGCGCTTGATAAACTGAATAGGCTGGGGTTGATTTATGGCTGTGCCTGCTCTCGCAAAGAAATCGCTGATTCGGCCATACAGGGCCTGGATGGTCTGATTTACCCAGGCACATGCAGTCCGGGCTTGCCCCCTGGCAAGCAAGCCAGAGCTTGGCGCATTCGGGTACCGGATCATCCAATCAATTTTCGTGACCGCGTTGTCGGATCAATCAATCAACATTTAAAACGCGACATCGGCGACTTCATTCTGAAGCGGGCCGATGGCCTATTCTCTTACCAAATTGCTGTCGTCGTGGATGACGCAGATGCCAATATCACCGACATTGTGCGTGGGGCAGATCTGCTACTTTCCACACCACGCCAACTCTTTCTCCAACAAACCCTGGGCTTGCCAAGCCCACGTTACGCGCATCTGCCATTGGCACTCAACCGACAAGGCGACAAACTAAGTAAACAGAATCTGGCCAAATGCCTGGCCAATCAAGCGATCAATACCGCACTAGGTGATGCACTCACCTTTCTTGGGCAGCCGCTCCCGACAGACATGATGAATGCGCCAGTAGTAACCATCTGGGCATGGGCCAAAGCACATTGGCAAATCCAGAACGTACCCAAACATGCCACAATCAGCCCCGCTATTTATGACAATGCAACCCAGACCAAACCTATTTTCAAGAACTAG
- the glyA gene encoding serine hydroxymethyltransferase: MFSYKQTIASLDPELWQHMEGERQRQEEHIELIASENYTSPAVMQAQGSQLTNKYAEGYPGKRFYGGCEFVDKVEQLAIDRVKELFGAEYANVQPHSGSQANQGVYFSILKPGDTIMGMNLGHGGHLTHGSPANLSGKMFKIVPYGLNDKEEIDYDEMERIALETKPKLLIGGASAYALRFDFERMAAIAKKTGAYFMVDMAHYAGLIAAGVYPNPVPHADFVTSTTHKTLRGPRGGIILAKVEHEKILNSSVFPSLQGGPLEHVIAAKAVAFGEALKPEFKTYQQQVLKNADTMARTLAERGVRIISGRTESHLFLVDLRPKSLTGKVADAALGLAHITVNKNAIPNDPESPFVTSGIRIGSPAITTRGFKEDEARQVAHLVADVLDAPTNEAAIAATRDKVHALTKRFPVYSE; encoded by the coding sequence ATGTTTTCCTATAAGCAGACGATTGCATCGCTTGACCCTGAACTCTGGCAACATATGGAAGGCGAACGCCAGCGCCAGGAAGAGCACATCGAACTGATTGCCTCCGAAAACTACACCAGCCCTGCAGTCATGCAAGCACAAGGCTCGCAGCTGACCAACAAGTATGCGGAAGGCTATCCGGGCAAGCGCTTTTATGGTGGTTGCGAGTTTGTTGACAAAGTTGAGCAATTAGCCATTGATCGCGTCAAAGAGCTGTTCGGCGCAGAGTATGCCAACGTGCAACCACATTCAGGCTCACAAGCCAACCAAGGCGTATATTTCTCCATCCTGAAACCAGGCGATACCATTATGGGTATGAATCTGGGCCATGGCGGCCATCTTACCCACGGCTCACCCGCCAATCTGTCTGGTAAAATGTTCAAAATCGTTCCTTACGGCCTGAACGACAAAGAAGAGATCGATTATGATGAAATGGAGCGCATTGCACTGGAGACCAAGCCGAAGCTGTTGATTGGTGGCGCCTCTGCCTATGCACTTCGTTTTGACTTCGAGCGCATGGCCGCCATTGCCAAGAAAACCGGTGCGTATTTCATGGTTGATATGGCACACTATGCCGGCCTGATAGCTGCTGGTGTATACCCTAACCCAGTACCTCATGCCGATTTCGTGACCTCCACCACTCACAAGACACTTCGCGGTCCACGTGGTGGCATCATTCTGGCCAAGGTCGAACATGAGAAGATCCTGAACTCCAGCGTCTTCCCAAGCCTACAAGGTGGTCCGCTGGAACACGTCATTGCAGCCAAAGCGGTTGCGTTTGGCGAAGCGCTCAAACCCGAATTTAAGACCTACCAACAACAAGTATTGAAAAATGCTGACACCATGGCCCGCACTCTGGCTGAGCGTGGTGTACGCATCATCTCCGGCCGCACTGAGTCACATTTGTTTCTGGTTGACCTTCGCCCCAAGAGCTTGACAGGCAAGGTCGCCGATGCAGCCCTGGGTCTGGCGCATATTACAGTTAACAAAAATGCCATTCCAAATGATCCGGAAAGCCCGTTTGTAACATCTGGCATCCGCATCGGTTCTCCGGCCATCACTACACGTGGCTTCAAGGAAGATGAAGCACGTCAGGTCGCCCACTTGGTTGCCGACGTGCTGGACGCACCCACCAATGAAGCCGCCATTGCTGCAACCCGTGACAAGGTACATGCACTGACCAAGCGCTTCCCAGTCTACAGCGAGTAA
- a CDS encoding aminopeptidase — translation MLARLLATVCLTSLLYGCSTLAYYSQAAIGHFTVLNRARPIASILEDPNTSEHVKRKLKLASTLRNYASHELGLPDNKSYRSYADIGRRYLIWNVVTTPELSLIPITECFPIAGCLTYRGFFNEQAAKDYAAQKEQGGHDVFIYGVPAYSTLGWFHDPLVNTFLGYHDIELARLIFHELSHQLIYIKDDTAFNEAFATAVELEGTNQWLNQFGQHQTANSQIAIAEQRRQAFQTLLHGFRQSLTSTYASPQSTAEKRMAKHHIQAEYLSRYHAFKANWQGYSGYDHWFSPFPGNAHLASQATYHAFVPAFRQLFWENDRNWQRFYKQARKISKQTPAERAKMLHTLSERALARDVQQHNKLELQKNEEMPP, via the coding sequence ATGCTTGCACGACTGCTTGCTACCGTGTGCCTGACTTCGCTACTCTATGGCTGCAGTACGCTTGCCTATTATAGTCAGGCTGCCATCGGGCACTTCACCGTACTCAACCGGGCACGTCCAATCGCATCCATTCTTGAAGACCCAAACACATCTGAGCACGTCAAACGTAAGCTGAAACTGGCCAGTACCTTACGAAACTATGCCAGCCATGAGCTTGGCCTACCAGACAACAAAAGCTACCGCAGCTATGCAGATATTGGCCGTCGATACTTGATCTGGAACGTAGTCACGACTCCAGAACTATCTCTTATTCCGATAACAGAATGCTTTCCGATTGCCGGCTGCCTGACATATCGCGGTTTTTTTAACGAACAAGCCGCAAAGGACTACGCCGCACAGAAGGAACAAGGCGGCCATGACGTGTTTATCTATGGCGTCCCAGCCTATTCGACACTGGGCTGGTTCCATGATCCCTTAGTGAACACTTTCCTAGGCTATCACGACATAGAACTGGCACGATTGATTTTTCACGAATTATCACATCAACTGATCTATATAAAAGACGATACCGCCTTTAATGAAGCCTTCGCAACGGCCGTCGAACTGGAAGGTACCAACCAATGGCTGAATCAATTTGGGCAACACCAAACCGCGAACAGTCAGATTGCTATTGCAGAGCAACGACGACAAGCATTTCAAACATTGTTACACGGTTTTCGCCAATCCCTGACAAGCACCTATGCCAGCCCCCAGAGCACAGCCGAAAAACGAATGGCCAAACATCATATTCAAGCCGAATACCTCAGCCGTTATCACGCCTTCAAAGCGAATTGGCAAGGTTATAGTGGCTATGATCACTGGTTCTCTCCGTTTCCTGGAAATGCTCACTTGGCAAGCCAAGCCACCTACCATGCTTTCGTACCGGCATTTCGGCAGCTATTTTGGGAAAATGATAGAAACTGGCAGCGTTTCTACAAGCAAGCTCGCAAGATCAGCAAGCAGACACCTGCAGAACGTGCCAAAATGCTGCACACCTTGTCTGAACGGGCCTTGGCACGTGACGTACAACAACATAACAAGCTAGAATTGCAAAAAAACGAGGAGATGCCCCCATGA
- the nrdR gene encoding transcriptional regulator NrdR, producing the protein MKCPFCGAADTQVIDSRVNEEGNSVRRRRKCATCQKRFTTFETAELRMPQVVKTNGHRIEFDREKLRVSFMRALHKRPVPTTLVDEAIERIVQKVLSLAEREIPSRQIGEMVMTELHKLDKVAYIRFASVYRSFQDIDDFRDAIKEVQ; encoded by the coding sequence ATGAAATGCCCATTCTGCGGCGCAGCCGACACCCAAGTGATCGACTCACGCGTCAACGAGGAAGGCAATTCAGTTCGCCGCCGCCGTAAGTGCGCCACTTGCCAGAAACGCTTTACCACCTTTGAAACAGCAGAATTACGGATGCCTCAGGTGGTCAAAACCAATGGTCATCGTATCGAATTTGATCGTGAGAAGTTGCGTGTCAGCTTCATGCGCGCCCTGCACAAGCGCCCTGTTCCTACTACATTGGTGGACGAAGCAATTGAACGCATTGTACAAAAAGTGTTGAGCTTGGCAGAACGTGAAATTCCTTCTCGACAAATTGGTGAAATGGTCATGACGGAACTACATAAATTGGACAAAGTAGCATATATCCGCTTTGCTTCTGTTTATCGAAGCTTTCAGGACATTGATGACTTTCGTGATGCCATCAAAGAAGTACAGTAG
- the nagZ gene encoding beta-N-acetylhexosaminidase, whose translation MTTPTYTLGQLGPLMVDVTGPSLTDVERERLQHPLVGGVILFTRNYQSPAQLAALCSEIHALRHPKLLIGVDHEGGRVQRFREGFTRIPPMQVLGEFWNRHGSHHANTLARQVGWVMAAELRSCGVDFSFAPVLDLDHGCCAVIGNRAFHANPDVVAHLAHSLQLGMKQAGMAAVGKHFPGHGFVNEDSHHAIPVDPRSLAEIAQHDLIAFKSMVQQGLNAVMPAHVIYPKVDSATAGFSRIWLQDILRGELAFDGAIFSDDLGMAGAGTVGDMLSRVNAALDAGCDMALICNQPEQADHVLKHLHRPASAASLARFARMHGRTNPPDLTSLRAQPKFVAAVHLVGAIGMSEVDLPFPPVGEPYSPGN comes from the coding sequence ATGACGACTCCTACCTATACGCTTGGTCAATTAGGGCCGTTGATGGTTGATGTCACTGGTCCCAGTTTGACAGACGTTGAACGTGAACGCTTGCAGCATCCACTGGTCGGGGGGGTGATCCTGTTTACGCGCAATTACCAGTCTCCTGCTCAGTTGGCAGCGCTGTGTTCAGAGATCCATGCGCTACGTCATCCTAAGTTGCTGATTGGTGTCGATCACGAGGGTGGGCGTGTGCAGCGATTTCGTGAGGGCTTCACGCGGATTCCTCCGATGCAGGTGTTGGGCGAATTTTGGAATCGACATGGCTCACATCATGCCAATACACTGGCACGGCAGGTTGGGTGGGTGATGGCCGCAGAATTGCGGTCTTGTGGGGTGGATTTCAGCTTTGCACCTGTGCTGGATCTGGACCATGGGTGCTGCGCTGTCATTGGCAATCGTGCCTTTCATGCTAATCCGGATGTCGTGGCACATTTGGCTCATTCACTGCAATTGGGTATGAAGCAGGCTGGTATGGCGGCCGTAGGAAAGCACTTTCCCGGCCATGGCTTCGTGAACGAGGATTCTCATCATGCGATACCCGTTGATCCGCGCTCACTGGCTGAAATTGCTCAACATGATCTGATTGCTTTCAAGAGTATGGTTCAGCAAGGACTGAATGCCGTGATGCCCGCTCACGTCATCTACCCGAAAGTGGATTCTGCGACAGCTGGATTTTCTCGCATTTGGCTGCAGGACATTTTGCGGGGGGAGTTGGCTTTTGATGGTGCGATCTTTAGTGATGATCTGGGGATGGCTGGTGCCGGCACTGTCGGTGATATGCTGAGTAGGGTCAATGCAGCTTTGGATGCTGGGTGTGATATGGCTTTGATCTGTAATCAGCCCGAACAGGCAGACCATGTATTGAAACATTTACATCGCCCTGCCTCTGCAGCCAGTTTGGCACGGTTTGCAAGAATGCATGGGCGCACCAATCCGCCAGATTTGACATCGTTGCGTGCGCAGCCAAAATTTGTGGCGGCTGTTCATTTGGTCGGGGCGATTGGCATGAGTGAGGTAGATCTGCCTTTTCCGCCGGTTGGCGAGCCCTATTCACCAGGTAATTAA
- the acpS gene encoding holo-ACP synthase has protein sequence MIYGIGTDIVKIARVARPLARYGQRFAMHILSCAELPELAMQPNPAVWLAKRFAAKEAFVKALGTGIVSPANLTNLTITHDAVGKPGFELAPELASLLMARGIRNIHLSIADERDVACAFVILES, from the coding sequence GTGATCTACGGAATTGGCACCGACATCGTGAAAATAGCGCGTGTGGCTCGGCCGTTGGCACGGTATGGTCAGCGTTTCGCCATGCATATACTGTCTTGTGCCGAATTGCCGGAACTAGCCATGCAGCCAAATCCGGCTGTTTGGCTGGCTAAGCGCTTTGCAGCCAAAGAGGCGTTCGTCAAGGCGTTGGGAACAGGCATCGTCAGCCCCGCAAATCTCACCAATTTGACTATTACGCATGATGCGGTTGGTAAGCCAGGTTTTGAATTGGCACCTGAGCTTGCATCCTTGCTGATGGCACGTGGGATTCGAAATATTCACCTGAGTATTGCAGATGAGCGGGATGTGGCCTGCGCTTTCGTTATTCTGGAAAGTTAA
- the pdxJ gene encoding pyridoxine 5'-phosphate synthase gives MIQLGVNIDHVATLRQARGTRYPSPIQAAVIAESAGADAITLHLREDRRHIQDRDVAILREVLQTRMNLETAVTDEMLAHALKIRPQDACLVPERREELTTEGGLDVIANRSRVKAAIDMLTEAGSRVSLFIDPDLKQIDAAKELGAPVVEIHTGRYADAEDPATVQLELERIRIAVAHGTRLGLRVNAGHGLHYHNVQKIAAIPGVKELNIGHAIVAQALFVGFKEAVQEMKQLIEVSSRLATG, from the coding sequence ATGATCCAACTTGGTGTGAATATTGATCATGTCGCGACATTGCGCCAAGCGCGCGGTACGCGTTACCCGAGCCCGATCCAGGCCGCAGTGATTGCAGAATCCGCTGGAGCAGATGCCATCACTTTGCACCTTCGTGAAGATCGTCGTCATATTCAGGATCGCGATGTAGCCATTCTGCGCGAGGTACTGCAAACCCGTATGAATCTCGAAACTGCAGTGACGGATGAGATGTTGGCTCATGCATTGAAAATCCGTCCGCAAGATGCCTGCCTAGTGCCAGAACGTCGGGAAGAATTGACGACGGAGGGTGGATTGGATGTAATCGCCAATCGAAGCAGGGTCAAAGCGGCGATTGATATGTTGACCGAAGCTGGTTCACGGGTTTCGCTTTTCATCGATCCGGACCTAAAGCAAATCGATGCAGCCAAGGAACTAGGTGCACCAGTAGTGGAAATTCATACCGGGCGCTATGCCGATGCGGAAGATCCGGCTACGGTGCAATTGGAGCTGGAGCGTATCCGTATTGCTGTTGCGCATGGTACCAGGCTCGGTCTGCGTGTGAATGCGGGTCACGGGTTGCACTACCATAATGTACAAAAGATTGCGGCAATTCCAGGTGTAAAGGAATTGAACATTGGGCACGCCATTGTTGCGCAAGCATTGTTTGTAGGTTTTAAAGAGGCGGTACAGGAGATGAAACAGCTAATTGAGGTTTCTTCGCGCCTAGCCACAGGCTGA
- the recO gene encoding DNA repair protein RecO, which translates to MSESRRVEAQPAFVLHTYPYRETSLIVEAFSRDYGRVAIVARGARRPKSAVRGILMGFQPILLSWFGKNELKTLHSAEWQGGMPQLTGLPLICGFYLNELLLHMLAREDAHPQLFVSYFDTLRDLGHLIDPSPVLRRFELRMLADLGYGLNLTQAADGTSIEPGRWYVFQAGNGLLPIQTQEEGALQGSTLLAMHADRFDEPAVLQQSKGLMRQAIQHLLGDRQLYTRRLLRDLNQL; encoded by the coding sequence ATGAGCGAGTCACGTCGCGTTGAGGCGCAGCCTGCCTTTGTGCTGCACACCTATCCCTATCGTGAAACCAGTTTGATTGTTGAGGCGTTTTCGCGCGATTATGGTCGCGTGGCAATCGTGGCGCGTGGCGCACGTCGGCCGAAATCTGCGGTACGTGGCATATTGATGGGATTCCAGCCGATTTTGCTATCCTGGTTTGGTAAAAATGAGCTGAAAACGCTGCATAGCGCTGAATGGCAGGGGGGAATGCCGCAGCTAACTGGCTTACCATTGATTTGCGGTTTTTATCTCAACGAATTGCTGTTGCATATGCTGGCACGCGAGGATGCTCATCCTCAATTATTTGTCAGTTACTTCGATACCTTGCGGGATCTGGGACATTTGATTGACCCCTCGCCTGTATTGCGCCGCTTTGAGTTGCGTATGTTGGCTGATCTAGGTTACGGCTTGAATCTAACGCAGGCCGCTGATGGTACGTCCATTGAACCAGGTCGGTGGTATGTTTTTCAAGCTGGAAATGGTCTGTTACCGATTCAAACGCAGGAAGAAGGTGCTCTTCAAGGCAGTACATTGTTGGCTATGCATGCAGATCGGTTTGATGAGCCAGCCGTTCTGCAACAAAGTAAAGGATTGATGCGACAAGCTATCCAGCATTTGCTGGGTGATCGTCAACTTTACACACGGCGATTGTTGCGCGATTTGAATCAGCTTTGA
- the era gene encoding GTPase Era → MSDNSFHTGFVAIVGRPNVGKSTLLNQMIGQKISITSRKAQTTRHRVTGIYTDDVSQFVFVDTPGFQTRHRNAMNDALNQSVKTTLGDVDAVLFVVEAMKYGPADAEVLALLPKHRPVWLVINKIDKQTDKAVLLPFIQNLAQQFAFAGIVPVSAERGTQIKALLDDVRPHLPEGELLYPEDQITDRNERFLAAEIVREKLFRLLGEELPYSINVEIEKFDVDGALRRIYAAVFVDKPNQKAIIIGKGGEKLKRVSSEARVDMEQMFDGKVYLEVWVKVKSGWADDVRFLKQLTGE, encoded by the coding sequence GTGAGCGACAATTCTTTCCATACCGGCTTCGTCGCCATTGTTGGGCGTCCGAATGTAGGCAAATCCACACTGCTCAATCAAATGATTGGGCAAAAAATCAGTATTACCTCTCGTAAAGCGCAGACGACACGTCATCGCGTAACTGGCATCTATACCGATGATGTGTCACAGTTTGTGTTTGTTGATACGCCAGGTTTTCAGACGCGTCATCGCAATGCTATGAATGATGCGTTGAATCAGAGCGTCAAAACCACACTCGGTGATGTGGATGCTGTACTGTTTGTTGTGGAGGCTATGAAATATGGTCCGGCTGATGCAGAGGTTCTGGCATTGTTGCCTAAACATCGACCTGTTTGGTTGGTGATCAACAAAATCGATAAACAGACTGATAAGGCGGTGTTGTTGCCGTTCATTCAAAATCTGGCCCAGCAATTTGCTTTTGCAGGCATCGTGCCAGTGAGCGCCGAACGCGGTACGCAGATTAAGGCATTGCTGGATGATGTTCGTCCGCATCTACCGGAAGGCGAATTATTGTACCCGGAAGACCAGATTACCGATCGGAACGAACGTTTTCTTGCCGCAGAGATTGTTCGTGAGAAATTGTTTCGCTTATTGGGTGAAGAGCTACCCTATTCCATCAATGTTGAAATCGAAAAATTTGATGTTGATGGTGCGTTACGGCGCATCTATGCAGCGGTATTTGTCGACAAGCCCAACCAGAAGGCCATCATTATCGGAAAAGGTGGTGAAAAGTTAAAACGGGTCTCCTCTGAAGCGCGTGTTGATATGGAGCAGATGTTCGATGGCAAGGTTTATCTTGAAGTGTGGGTCAAGGTGAAGAGTGGTTGGGCAGATGATGTCCGCTTTTTAAAACAGTTGACCGGGGAGTAA
- a CDS encoding DUF4845 domain-containing protein encodes MHKQYGMSLFGFLIIAAVVGFFALLGVRAIPAYSEYFSVKKIVKALIQENAGSTPQEIRANFEKRATIDYISSVKGDDLDIEQIGGTTTIGLEYSKEVPVVANVSLKFAFKVSETNGSKTPDAAQ; translated from the coding sequence ATGCACAAGCAATATGGCATGAGCCTGTTTGGATTTTTGATTATCGCTGCTGTTGTCGGTTTTTTTGCATTGCTGGGAGTTCGTGCCATTCCTGCTTATTCGGAATACTTTAGTGTCAAAAAAATAGTGAAGGCTTTGATTCAGGAAAATGCGGGTAGTACACCGCAGGAGATTCGTGCAAATTTCGAAAAACGTGCGACTATTGATTACATTTCATCGGTCAAGGGTGATGATTTGGATATTGAGCAAATTGGTGGCACAACGACTATTGGTCTTGAATATTCAAAGGAAGTCCCAGTCGTTGCGAATGTCAGCTTGAAATTCGCATTCAAGGTCTCTGAAACAAATGGTAGTAAAACGCCGGATGCGGCTCAATAG